The Pseudochaenichthys georgianus chromosome 24, fPseGeo1.2, whole genome shotgun sequence genome includes a region encoding these proteins:
- the LOC117440043 gene encoding gap junction Cx32.2 protein-like: protein MGDWSYMSSLLDKVQSHSTVVGKIWMSVLFLFRIFVLGAAVDNVWGDEVSEFYCDSHEPGCKHSCYDWRFPISYVHYWVLQITFVSTPTLVYLGHAIHIIHREKRQMEKLRDVPDGAVQRRLRYTDERGKVQITGILLCTYMTQLVFKILLEVGFCVGQFYIFGPPFMEPYFHCTRSPCASLSGAQCYVSRPREKTIFVVFMLVVSGVSVLLNILEMIYLLCGRRRDRRYEHQAQQGALLLQQQSSNTAWEASRNQFHTVPSTAAPRQGPTGPASEDKHKDSDISKKKVP, encoded by the coding sequence ATGGGGGACTGGTCTTACATGTCCTCTCTGTTGGACAAGGTCCAGTCTCACTCCACGGTGGTTGGGAAGATCTGGATGAgcgtcctcttcctgttccggATCTTTGTCCTGGGAGCCGCCGTGGACAACGTCTGGGGGGACGAAGTGTCCGAGTTCTACTGCGACAGCCACGAACCGGGGTGCAAACACTCCTGCTACGACTGGAGGTTCCCCATCTCCTACGTCCATTACTGGGTCCTGCAGATCACCTTCGTGTCCACGCCTACCCTGGTGTACCTGGGCCACGCCATCCACATCatccacagagagaagaggcagATGGAGAAGCTGCGGGACGTCCCTGATGGAGCTGTCCAGAGGAGGCTGAGGTACACAGACGAGAGGGGGAAGGTGCAGATAACAGGCATCCTCCTCTGCACCTATATGACCCAGCTGGTGTTCAAGATCCTCCTGGAGGTGGGGTTCTGTGTGGGACAGTTCTACATCTTTGGCCCCCCGTTCATGGAGCCTTACTTCCACTGTACCAGGTCTCCTTGTGCCTCTTTAAGTGGGGCCCAGTGTTACGTTTCTCGTCCAAGAGAGAAGACCATTTTCGTGGTGTTCATGCTGGTGGTGTCAGGCGTCTCGGTGTTACTCAACATCCTGGAGATGATCTACCTGCTGTGTGGCCGGAGGAGAGACAGACGGTATGAGCATCAAGCCCAGCAGGGGGCGCTCTTGTTACAGCAGCAGTCCTCCAACACGGCGTGGGAAGCCTCGAGGAACCAGTTCCATACAGTGCCATCCACTGCTGCCCCCCGCCAGGGCCCCACAGGCCCCGCCAGTGAGGACAAACACAAAGACTCAGACATCAGTAAAAAGAAGGTCCCCtga